A window from Opitutia bacterium ISCC 52 encodes these proteins:
- a CDS encoding cupin domain-containing protein: MYKSTSKFLALLLLPVAALCLQSPLFAHEQQLYLSRYVPNLKYSESDLTKDTDTATYKAIFGEGDKDEQHLNAITRMGELTVQPGGASAIVKRAMEEYVLYVTSGKGTLIYDREEAPLRENDFLYVPAGVRHGITNDSSEPIKVLFMGYKIPKGVDYQPKKNLEIANADEVELQVLGSHGPTTQYKLLMGDTTSTRDRLASASQMKSLFIMDFAPRGTNNPHRHPTQEEVYFVLQGSGYMVAGLDQYGNVERHPSQEGDAFYWAAGTEVGFYSLNSEGEEHSIILAIRSDDPTKTKK, encoded by the coding sequence ATGTATAAATCTACCTCTAAGTTCTTGGCCCTGCTTCTATTGCCAGTGGCCGCGCTCTGCTTGCAGAGCCCTTTATTTGCTCACGAACAGCAGCTGTATCTTTCGCGCTATGTTCCTAATCTGAAATACAGTGAGTCCGATCTGACCAAGGATACGGATACGGCCACCTACAAGGCGATCTTCGGAGAGGGTGACAAGGATGAGCAACATCTGAATGCCATTACGCGTATGGGGGAGCTCACGGTTCAACCAGGCGGAGCCAGTGCGATTGTGAAACGTGCCATGGAAGAATATGTTTTGTATGTAACTTCAGGAAAAGGAACTCTGATCTATGATCGTGAGGAAGCACCTTTGAGAGAAAACGATTTTCTATATGTGCCTGCTGGTGTGCGGCATGGCATAACAAATGACAGCAGTGAGCCGATCAAAGTACTCTTTATGGGATATAAGATTCCGAAAGGAGTGGACTACCAACCCAAGAAGAATCTTGAAATCGCCAATGCGGATGAAGTGGAGCTGCAAGTGCTTGGAAGCCATGGTCCGACGACTCAGTATAAACTCCTGATGGGTGACACAACCAGCACACGTGATCGTCTCGCTTCAGCATCTCAAATGAAGAGCTTATTCATCATGGATTTTGCGCCGCGTGGGACCAACAACCCGCATCGTCACCCCACTCAGGAAGAAGTTTACTTTGTTCTCCAAGGAAGTGGTTACATGGTCGCGGGTCTTGATCAATATGGCAATGTAGAGCGGCATCCAAGCCAGGAAGGAGATGCCTTCTATTGGGCTGCTGGAACGGAAGTTGGATTCTATAGCCTGAATTCTGAAGGTGAGGAGCACTCCATTATCTTGGCCATAAGGTCCGACGATCCTACCAAGACGAAAAAGTAA
- a CDS encoding DUF1080 domain-containing protein, translating to MRSIAILLALASILLLFQGCGSAQDSSSKASSGSDWIRLFDGSDLSSYRIFAFPDANSDRWTAEDGVLSLAARAEGSKSKLDLIITSEPLGDFEFSFEWNISPGGNGGIFYMVNDDPQYTKPWHTGLEMQLLDNGGHEEGQIKTHRSGDLYDLIESNKETTLPAGEWNQSRIVRKGNDVEQWMNGNLAVSFTIGSSEWKELISKSKYAEWPEYGKIDRGHLILQDHGDQISFRNLKLKEL from the coding sequence TTGCGCAGTATTGCTATTCTGCTAGCTCTCGCATCGATTTTACTCCTGTTCCAAGGTTGTGGATCCGCTCAAGATTCTAGCTCAAAAGCTTCAAGCGGCAGCGATTGGATTCGCTTATTCGATGGTTCTGATTTGAGTAGCTACCGCATCTTTGCCTTTCCCGATGCAAACTCCGATCGTTGGACAGCAGAGGACGGGGTGCTCAGCCTGGCCGCAAGAGCAGAAGGCTCGAAAAGTAAGCTTGATTTAATCATCACTTCGGAACCTCTCGGTGACTTTGAGTTTTCATTCGAATGGAACATCTCACCCGGAGGAAACGGTGGCATCTTCTACATGGTCAATGATGACCCCCAATACACCAAGCCCTGGCACACGGGATTGGAGATGCAATTGCTCGACAATGGCGGACACGAAGAAGGGCAAATAAAAACCCATCGCAGTGGCGACCTCTACGACCTCATTGAATCGAATAAAGAAACTACCCTTCCTGCCGGCGAATGGAACCAGTCGCGTATCGTTCGTAAAGGAAATGACGTCGAACAATGGATGAATGGCAATCTTGCCGTCTCCTTCACGATTGGATCCAGTGAATGGAAGGAGCTTATTTCCAAAAGCAAATACGCCGAGTGGCCAGAATATGGAAAGATCGATCGAGGGCACCTGATTCTTCAGGATCATGGGGACCAGATTTCATTTCGAAACCTGAAGCTCAAAGAACTTTAG
- a CDS encoding sulfatase-like hydrolase/transferase, which yields MSQPNILFLLSDEHSFRFFSHLSEEKGGEPVETPHLDALKDQAVKFNHTYCQMALCTPSRLCLLSGKHARGAGAWNNDSTLSPDLVTLPATLRKAGYETSLIGKMHLGGSRQFVGFQHRPYGDLTGGTGHQGQEPPAWYEGDKFTWRFDGAGKLEYPESALQEQITAQETVAWIREHRHEQPEKPWFALASFSRPHFPLTAPKRWTDKYPVDQVTDPKAPASGDTFDHPVNQTMREGFRVEGLSYEDQQKMRAGYFACVSYFDEIIGDLLNRLELSGDLENTIIIYASDHGEMAGEHGSWWKHTYHEASTRVPMIISLPEHRSGSKAATQVETPVSLIDLYPTLCSFAGADFSEAEGRDLSQSLTQSEEPELIPIFSDNLKPRWGEGSEYRMVRYGDFKYVGFRGGSEFLFNLVNDPLEQTDLSKGDPDPETSAMLEKLRAVVSDTIDFEATEKERLEGTEDLEKRFPHRIGPTQNNLYHFKDGRIINGEDVVYNPTVVAKSAEEAFGEAWQDQNMPD from the coding sequence ATGAGCCAACCCAATATTCTTTTCCTGCTCAGCGATGAGCACAGCTTTCGATTTTTCTCACACCTGAGTGAAGAGAAAGGAGGAGAGCCTGTTGAAACTCCCCATCTGGATGCACTCAAGGATCAAGCGGTAAAGTTCAACCATACTTACTGCCAGATGGCCTTATGCACACCCTCTCGTCTTTGCCTGCTGTCTGGCAAACATGCACGTGGTGCGGGTGCCTGGAATAACGACTCTACCCTTTCGCCAGATCTGGTCACATTGCCCGCCACCCTGCGCAAGGCAGGTTACGAAACCAGTCTGATCGGTAAGATGCACCTGGGAGGTAGTCGACAATTTGTAGGCTTTCAACACCGCCCCTATGGAGATCTGACCGGCGGGACCGGACACCAGGGACAGGAGCCACCCGCATGGTATGAAGGTGATAAATTTACCTGGCGCTTCGATGGAGCGGGCAAGCTCGAGTATCCGGAAAGTGCCCTTCAAGAACAGATCACTGCCCAAGAGACCGTTGCCTGGATCCGTGAGCACCGGCATGAGCAACCTGAGAAACCATGGTTCGCCCTGGCCTCTTTTAGCAGACCGCATTTCCCACTCACTGCACCTAAACGCTGGACGGATAAATATCCTGTCGACCAGGTAACCGATCCGAAGGCACCTGCATCCGGAGATACCTTTGATCACCCGGTAAATCAAACGATGCGAGAAGGGTTCCGCGTAGAAGGCCTCTCCTATGAAGACCAACAAAAGATGCGGGCTGGATACTTTGCCTGCGTCAGCTACTTTGATGAAATCATTGGGGATTTGCTCAACCGACTTGAGCTCTCCGGCGATTTAGAAAACACCATCATCATTTACGCTTCAGACCACGGTGAGATGGCTGGCGAACATGGCAGTTGGTGGAAGCACACCTATCACGAAGCAAGTACTCGTGTCCCCATGATCATTTCGCTTCCTGAACATCGTTCGGGAAGCAAGGCAGCCACTCAGGTTGAAACGCCCGTCTCGCTCATCGACCTCTACCCCACTCTGTGTTCCTTTGCCGGAGCAGATTTTTCCGAAGCAGAAGGACGCGACCTGAGTCAGTCATTAACGCAGAGTGAAGAGCCGGAGCTCATCCCCATTTTCAGTGACAACTTAAAACCCAGGTGGGGTGAAGGATCGGAGTATCGCATGGTGAGGTATGGAGATTTCAAATACGTAGGATTCCGTGGCGGCTCAGAGTTTTTATTCAATCTCGTCAATGACCCGCTTGAACAAACGGACCTTTCAAAGGGCGACCCTGATCCAGAAACTTCAGCCATGCTAGAAAAACTCAGAGCAGTGGTATCTGATACCATCGATTTCGAAGCTACGGAGAAAGAACGTCTGGAGGGCACCGAAGATTTAGAAAAGCGTTTTCCACATCGCATTGGGCCGACCCAAAATAACCTTTATCATTTTAAGGACGGTCGAATTATTAACGGGGAAGACGTTGTCTATAACCCGACAGTCGTTGCAAAAAGCGCAGAAGAAGCCTTTGGCGAAGCTTGGCAGGATCAGAATATGCCGGATTAG
- a CDS encoding alpha/beta hydrolase: protein MRKLVAWKGGTPLLVDDSGSGSGLICLHGIGGGSYFFTGLSQSLIESRRIVSFDMPGTGFNVNTVDRFSIEAAVEATVELIDLVSPEPSVLLGHSMGTIVALKAYAERPDAVAGLVFLGGLPEPVSSIKEKLTTRISRIEQVGMNGIGEEAMPGIFAEGTLRERRQLVGMFQRLLELNAEDSYVQSIEALISASAVENAQNVQVPCLAITGTEDLYAAPPDVQSFADSIPGEVDVQFFENCGHMVFYEDPGRFNESVNTFLQSLDSDWAFTYGDDS from the coding sequence ATGAGAAAGCTGGTCGCCTGGAAGGGAGGAACGCCATTACTTGTTGACGACTCGGGCAGTGGGAGCGGACTCATTTGTTTACACGGCATTGGGGGTGGCAGCTACTTCTTTACCGGGCTTTCGCAGTCCTTGATCGAATCACGCCGGATTGTGTCCTTTGATATGCCGGGTACCGGCTTCAATGTGAACACAGTGGATCGGTTTTCGATCGAAGCCGCAGTTGAAGCGACCGTTGAGCTGATTGATCTGGTGTCACCTGAGCCGTCCGTTCTTTTAGGCCATTCCATGGGGACGATTGTTGCCTTAAAGGCCTACGCCGAGCGACCAGATGCGGTCGCCGGGCTTGTTTTTCTGGGTGGATTGCCTGAGCCCGTTTCCTCGATTAAAGAAAAGCTGACTACACGGATTTCCCGCATCGAGCAAGTAGGCATGAATGGGATTGGTGAGGAGGCCATGCCTGGAATATTTGCTGAAGGAACTTTGAGGGAAAGACGGCAATTGGTGGGTATGTTTCAGCGCCTTCTTGAACTAAATGCTGAGGATAGCTATGTGCAATCGATTGAGGCCTTGATCAGTGCTTCTGCTGTTGAGAATGCTCAGAACGTTCAAGTTCCTTGTTTAGCTATCACAGGAACGGAGGACCTTTATGCGGCACCGCCGGACGTCCAATCATTCGCTGACTCAATTCCGGGCGAGGTAGATGTGCAGTTTTTCGAAAACTGTGGCCATATGGTCTTTTACGAAGATCCCGGTCGTTTCAATGAGAGTGTAAATACCTTTCTTCAATCGCTCGATAGCGATTGGGCTTTTACTTATGGAGATGACAGCTAA
- a CDS encoding DJ-1/PfpI family protein: MSNKLLIVTGDGGESYEVLYALHRFQEANWEVDIAAPSVRTLNLVRHDFMPGWDTYFEGPGYGAESTVSFADVNVDDYKAVLLIGGRAPEYLRNDSVVIQIVKDFHAQDKWIYSICHGIQILATAGLCQDKKITCYEHCKFEAESQGGTWMSDEAYMDGKMICGQTWLSHPDFYRLIFDNLPS; the protein is encoded by the coding sequence ATGAGTAATAAATTATTGATTGTAACCGGTGACGGAGGTGAAAGCTACGAAGTGCTCTATGCGCTTCATCGATTCCAGGAGGCTAACTGGGAGGTTGATATTGCTGCCCCGAGCGTGCGCACACTGAACTTGGTTCGCCATGACTTTATGCCCGGTTGGGATACTTATTTTGAAGGACCTGGATATGGTGCCGAGTCGACCGTTTCGTTTGCGGATGTAAATGTGGATGATTATAAGGCCGTCCTCCTTATCGGGGGTAGGGCGCCGGAGTATTTGCGTAATGATTCTGTTGTTATTCAGATCGTAAAGGATTTTCATGCGCAAGATAAGTGGATCTATAGTATTTGTCACGGTATCCAGATTCTTGCGACAGCGGGGCTTTGCCAGGATAAGAAAATTACTTGTTACGAGCACTGTAAGTTTGAGGCTGAATCTCAGGGAGGTACCTGGATGAGTGACGAAGCCTATATGGATGGTAAGATGATTTGTGGTCAGACCTGGCTTTCCCATCCTGACTTTTACCGGCTTATTTTTGATAATCTGCCATCTTGA
- a CDS encoding Zn-dependent alcohol dehydrogenase, which yields MKTKAAVVYRFNEPVVVEEIELRPPQKSELLIKIAASGICHSDYSVMTGTIPHDLPEVLGHEGAGTVVEVGPETDGYKVGDRVMLPFVSSCGECHRCKTGHPTLCEVHFSGKRGTLIDGTLRFHKGDQDIYQFSRIGTLSEYTVVHTNSVLPLPPGYTFEHAALLGCGVTTGVGAVTRTAKVPAGSTVAVIGCGGVGLNVIQGAKLAGASKIIAVDQVSSKLDQARFFGATDCINSKDVDGVEEVKRLTDGNGVNFSFEAIGLPATIEMAYNMLGVGGNAVIIGITSPKQTITIPAVFIPVWEKKITGSFFGSCLPSEDMPYLLDLYRQKKLKLDELVTKYYELEEINQAFSDMETGENIRGMVLFEKE from the coding sequence ATGAAAACGAAAGCAGCTGTCGTATACCGATTCAATGAGCCCGTCGTCGTCGAAGAAATAGAGCTTCGACCGCCCCAGAAGAGTGAATTGCTCATCAAGATTGCAGCGAGTGGTATTTGTCATAGCGACTATTCTGTAATGACCGGCACGATTCCGCATGATCTTCCAGAAGTGCTGGGGCACGAAGGTGCAGGGACGGTGGTAGAAGTAGGCCCAGAAACAGATGGTTATAAAGTAGGCGACCGAGTGATGCTTCCCTTTGTGTCCTCCTGCGGCGAGTGTCATCGCTGTAAGACAGGTCACCCGACTCTGTGTGAGGTTCACTTCAGTGGGAAGCGGGGCACTCTGATTGATGGCACTCTTCGTTTCCATAAGGGTGATCAGGATATCTACCAGTTTTCCCGTATTGGGACGCTTTCTGAGTATACGGTGGTACATACCAATTCCGTGCTTCCTTTACCTCCTGGATATACCTTTGAGCATGCAGCGCTTCTTGGTTGCGGGGTTACCACCGGTGTTGGAGCGGTAACCAGAACGGCAAAAGTCCCGGCCGGATCCACGGTAGCTGTCATCGGTTGCGGAGGCGTTGGGCTCAATGTCATTCAAGGAGCTAAGCTAGCCGGTGCTTCGAAGATTATCGCGGTCGATCAAGTGTCCTCAAAACTAGATCAGGCCCGCTTCTTCGGTGCGACCGATTGCATAAACTCAAAGGATGTCGATGGGGTTGAAGAAGTGAAGCGACTGACGGACGGAAATGGAGTTAATTTCTCATTCGAAGCCATAGGACTGCCGGCTACTATTGAAATGGCCTATAACATGTTAGGGGTCGGTGGAAACGCCGTGATTATTGGAATCACCAGTCCCAAGCAGACAATTACTATTCCCGCCGTGTTTATACCGGTCTGGGAAAAAAAGATCACGGGGTCCTTTTTTGGCTCCTGTCTGCCCAGTGAAGATATGCCTTACCTGTTGGATCTCTATCGTCAGAAGAAGCTGAAACTCGATGAATTGGTTACCAAATACTATGAGCTCGAGGAGATCAATCAGGCCTTTTCTGATATGGAAACGGGAGAGAACATCCGAGGCATGGTGCTTTTTGAGAAAGAATGA
- a CDS encoding DUF2071 domain-containing protein, translating to MTLLERPGYDHERKLRFARWRFHSYEKAPLFKADWTDLVFHHFEVDPAVLEPFVPFELDLFEGKAYVTLVGFRTSRMYVNRLGEWTRWFHYPISHHSFLNVRTYVKHRGEPGIYFIKEYVNSLPAVPAGRMTYGLPYRYAHIGFDHKDPADGLWGAVEVEPSQRLRYTCESVPDLEASHCELDTVEEFLCERYSAFTDWGGIKRVFRILHDPWEVMPLETTWEDTSLLENDFTWSKEAVHAGSYWTRGAYDVAISRPRRILN from the coding sequence ATGACCCTTCTCGAGCGGCCAGGATACGACCATGAGCGAAAACTACGATTTGCTCGATGGCGGTTCCACTCTTATGAAAAGGCTCCGCTCTTCAAAGCCGACTGGACGGACTTGGTCTTTCATCACTTCGAGGTAGATCCAGCCGTACTCGAGCCCTTTGTACCCTTCGAGTTGGATCTCTTTGAAGGGAAGGCCTACGTCACGCTGGTTGGCTTCAGGACGTCACGGATGTATGTGAATCGCTTGGGTGAGTGGACGCGTTGGTTTCACTATCCGATCAGTCATCACAGCTTTCTAAATGTCCGGACCTATGTGAAGCATCGCGGTGAGCCGGGCATCTATTTCATCAAAGAATATGTGAACAGCTTGCCGGCCGTTCCAGCGGGGCGAATGACTTATGGGCTCCCTTACCGCTATGCTCACATTGGATTTGATCACAAAGATCCTGCCGATGGTTTATGGGGTGCAGTAGAAGTAGAACCGTCCCAAAGACTTCGTTACACTTGTGAATCCGTTCCTGACCTAGAGGCTTCCCACTGCGAACTCGATACCGTCGAAGAATTTCTCTGTGAGCGGTATAGTGCCTTCACTGATTGGGGAGGCATCAAGCGCGTCTTTCGCATCCTGCATGATCCTTGGGAGGTAATGCCTCTTGAAACGACCTGGGAGGATACCAGCCTTTTAGAAAACGACTTCACTTGGTCTAAAGAAGCAGTGCATGCTGGAAGCTACTGGACGCGCGGAGCTTATGATGTGGCGATCAGCCGGCCGAGGAGAATTCTAAATTAG
- a CDS encoding DUF393 domain-containing protein translates to MTEYKKNWILYDGACRVCLRMKGLLAPMFEKCGFHWEALQAEWVGPATGLSPAELMEEMKVLTDEGKVIGGVDAWIYLARFVWWMYPFYLLGSLPVFNTAFEYFYRAFAANRYCVGGTCRIGGD, encoded by the coding sequence ATGACAGAATATAAGAAAAATTGGATATTATACGATGGTGCCTGCCGCGTTTGCTTGCGCATGAAGGGGCTCTTGGCGCCGATGTTTGAAAAGTGCGGATTTCATTGGGAAGCCTTGCAAGCGGAGTGGGTGGGACCTGCGACGGGTCTCAGTCCTGCTGAGCTGATGGAAGAAATGAAAGTACTCACCGATGAAGGAAAGGTGATTGGGGGTGTGGATGCCTGGATCTATCTGGCGCGCTTTGTCTGGTGGATGTATCCCTTCTACTTGTTGGGAAGTCTTCCCGTCTTCAATACGGCGTTTGAGTATTTCTACCGGGCGTTTGCCGCGAACCGTTATTGTGTAGGTGGAACCTGCCGAATCGGAGGTGACTAA
- a CDS encoding MarR family transcriptional regulator: MELTEIQKKYVLHWGEMGMKWGINRTVAQIHALIYVSPNPLNAEEITETLAVARSNVSNSLKELQGWGIVRVVHVLGDRRDHFETITDVWELFRIIGNERKRREYDPTIAFLKDCVAESEADGSDAYTRDRLKELYEFMNTTTKLYELFHNWPAKTIIKFVNMGNKVRQLLKLS; the protein is encoded by the coding sequence ATGGAACTCACTGAGATACAAAAGAAATACGTCCTGCACTGGGGCGAGATGGGTATGAAGTGGGGCATCAATCGCACGGTGGCCCAAATTCATGCACTCATCTATGTATCTCCGAATCCGCTCAATGCGGAGGAAATCACCGAGACTTTGGCTGTGGCGCGCTCCAACGTGAGCAACAGCCTCAAGGAGCTGCAAGGCTGGGGGATTGTCCGGGTCGTTCATGTGTTGGGTGATCGTCGTGACCACTTTGAAACTATTACGGATGTGTGGGAGCTCTTCCGAATCATTGGCAATGAGCGCAAGCGGAGGGAGTATGATCCAACCATAGCATTTCTCAAAGATTGCGTGGCTGAGTCGGAAGCGGATGGGAGTGATGCTTACACGCGAGATCGGCTCAAGGAGCTATACGAGTTTATGAACACCACCACCAAATTGTACGAGCTGTTTCACAACTGGCCGGCTAAAACCATTATCAAGTTTGTGAATATGGGAAACAAAGTGCGTCAGCTCCTCAAATTGAGCTAG
- a CDS encoding YceI family protein — MSSSTISPAQLKDLLQGSEPPHLIHVLSDEAFAEMRIPSSKHACVYEIAFIDGVEALGVQKNDSIVVYGKNDWFGGAGLAADRLGSAGYTQVLALEGGLDAWVSAGFSVEGEGEASSRVPDGRYQIDLEKSVFRWTGRNLFNQHNGRIALSEGFLETQHGHLSGGSVTLDMTKMSCSDIKDEKMAGYLIHHLESDDFFSVGDHPTAGFELSDVQPLDVIGPGDSNLIVLGSMHLRGKKKALEFKAQEVFLGGQYGLQGRFKINRTRFGSVYGSGKFFEKLGQHVVNDKVTVSFQLICQVTGNQ, encoded by the coding sequence ATGTCATCATCTACTATAAGTCCGGCCCAGTTGAAGGATTTGCTCCAAGGATCTGAGCCGCCGCATCTAATTCACGTATTGTCCGATGAAGCCTTTGCTGAAATGCGGATACCAAGTTCGAAGCATGCCTGTGTCTACGAGATTGCTTTTATCGACGGCGTTGAGGCTCTTGGAGTTCAGAAGAATGATTCGATCGTTGTCTACGGGAAAAATGATTGGTTTGGGGGTGCTGGACTTGCTGCCGATAGACTTGGAAGCGCTGGTTACACCCAAGTCCTGGCTTTAGAAGGTGGATTGGATGCCTGGGTCTCAGCCGGATTCTCAGTAGAAGGTGAGGGTGAAGCTTCCTCGCGCGTTCCGGATGGTCGTTACCAGATCGATCTTGAAAAGAGCGTCTTTCGCTGGACCGGTCGCAATCTGTTTAATCAACACAACGGTCGCATCGCTTTGTCCGAAGGCTTTCTTGAGACGCAGCATGGGCATTTATCGGGCGGGTCTGTCACCTTGGACATGACGAAGATGTCCTGTTCCGACATTAAAGATGAAAAGATGGCGGGTTATCTTATCCATCACCTCGAGTCCGATGATTTTTTCAGTGTAGGTGATCATCCCACCGCCGGTTTTGAATTAAGCGATGTTCAACCCCTGGATGTAATCGGCCCCGGAGATTCGAATCTCATTGTTCTTGGGTCCATGCACCTTCGGGGAAAAAAGAAAGCCCTCGAGTTTAAAGCTCAGGAAGTCTTTCTTGGCGGACAATACGGTCTGCAAGGCCGTTTCAAAATTAACCGCACTCGATTCGGCTCTGTTTATGGCAGTGGGAAGTTTTTCGAAAAACTGGGCCAGCATGTGGTCAACGATAAGGTCACGGTGAGCTTTCAGCTGATCTGTCAGGTAACCGGTAATCAGTAA
- a CDS encoding tripartite tricarboxylate transporter substrate binding protein yields the protein MRILSRLALLSAFSLSVLTSLTAAFPEKPIKVILPTNAGGETDGLVRLLQRGIAEKQLLSEKMVIVNLPGAGGTLGTRKIKQAKPDGYTIGLWHSGIVTSKAMGIVDFDHNDFELICMSGYTELLLGVTEKSQFKSIEGLLDVARAEPRSVKVSTNIGLPVHLIPLLFAEEAGVEFRFIQSGGGAPRLTSLLGGHSDMTMLSTMAFINFRESGLKPLVTFSGERDPLFPNVPTAKEIGVDVELVEIRVWLAPKGTPEPILNTIRTAIQTVMQDPEISGEMKKLGVVPKFGGEEVAQPMLDVLLQKVAPLVGKARNMGP from the coding sequence ATGCGTATTCTCAGTCGCCTTGCCCTGCTTTCCGCCTTCAGCCTATCGGTGCTCACTTCACTCACGGCCGCATTTCCTGAAAAACCCATCAAGGTCATTCTTCCGACCAATGCGGGAGGCGAAACGGACGGGCTGGTTCGATTGCTTCAACGCGGGATCGCCGAAAAGCAACTGTTGTCCGAGAAAATGGTCATTGTAAATTTGCCCGGAGCAGGCGGCACCCTGGGAACACGCAAAATAAAACAAGCCAAACCCGACGGCTATACTATCGGCCTCTGGCATTCGGGCATCGTTACCTCCAAAGCCATGGGAATTGTCGATTTCGATCACAACGACTTTGAGCTGATCTGTATGTCGGGCTACACGGAGTTATTACTTGGAGTGACGGAAAAATCCCAATTCAAGTCCATCGAAGGATTACTGGATGTTGCCCGCGCCGAACCCCGTTCCGTCAAAGTCTCCACCAATATTGGCCTCCCCGTACACCTCATCCCACTCTTATTTGCCGAGGAGGCTGGAGTTGAATTTCGCTTCATCCAAAGCGGTGGAGGAGCACCGCGACTCACCTCGTTGCTCGGAGGTCACAGCGATATGACCATGTTATCCACCATGGCGTTCATAAACTTTCGTGAATCAGGATTAAAACCCCTGGTCACCTTTTCCGGAGAGAGGGATCCCTTGTTCCCCAACGTGCCAACCGCCAAAGAAATTGGCGTAGATGTAGAGTTAGTCGAAATCCGTGTCTGGCTCGCACCGAAAGGAACACCGGAACCAATACTGAACACCATTCGCACCGCCATTCAAACCGTCATGCAGGATCCAGAGATTTCCGGTGAAATGAAAAAGCTGGGTGTCGTTCCCAAGTTTGGAGGCGAAGAAGTCGCTCAACCCATGCTCGATGTCCTGCTCCAAAAAGTGGCGCCCTTGGTGGGGAAAGCCCGTAACATGGGTCCATAA
- a CDS encoding tripartite tricarboxylate transporter TctB family protein: MRQLYHSVQDYIISAFTIVLAGLVLWGARDIPPPFFDPLGSAAVPKAVAYILIALAAGIAIRRFFQNKTSPGAGVADEGYQLEPLRAIGVVGLSILYTLGMGTGFLGFRWGTILYITITGALLAKGNKPAMMISLALGLLFGLGGSYLFSEIFYIDLP, from the coding sequence ATGCGACAGCTCTACCACTCCGTCCAGGATTACATCATCAGCGCCTTTACCATTGTATTGGCAGGCTTGGTGCTTTGGGGAGCTCGCGACATTCCTCCACCCTTTTTCGATCCCTTGGGATCAGCCGCCGTGCCCAAGGCGGTCGCTTATATCTTAATTGCCCTGGCGGCAGGCATTGCGATCCGGAGGTTCTTTCAAAATAAAACCTCGCCGGGAGCTGGGGTTGCCGATGAAGGCTATCAGTTGGAACCTTTACGGGCCATTGGCGTAGTGGGATTGTCAATACTCTACACACTCGGCATGGGAACTGGCTTCCTGGGATTCCGTTGGGGCACCATACTCTATATCACGATCACCGGCGCCCTCCTCGCGAAAGGCAATAAACCTGCAATGATGATCAGCCTGGCACTGGGGCTCCTATTTGGGCTAGGTGGCTCGTACCTCTTTAGTGAAATATTCTACATCGACCTACCCTAG